The following proteins are encoded in a genomic region of Arcobacter suis CECT 7833:
- a CDS encoding autotransporter family protein, giving the protein MFSRYIDNIDFKSRFRILKGGKISLIISTMLMGTVTVVNATPSIPISVTGNTSYYNENMEDSSSFIIENLTVADSSAFEVNGYNKHILSINGSNISAMGEAHSINGIIIYNLASYDKDNDTQKITINLDKLNVENRNGDAFGFTNYPEISDYNFGMSMIMNIGNSSQDDYGIKVSGTNNVAGISLYNLVIDSQIINNGNIIVSSAGGNTPNVYGIYMSIRSNVVNRMSDDTSMINLDNSTITNNGTFEISSNSEAYGIYVEGIITDSTINNTNTGSMNITTIATQDSEEVLAYGIEIEDDFKNSSINNTGEIKVLADTNSYNYGEVLAKAIHVNRDTAESNNSEIINEGTITANAKIKNINHIYGYYRASGIDGRISRIENYGTIEAYINDELDRNAYSLNIISTVINSGTLKGNMKVEGSVANIGTIELAYNATGEDSANIENFTNNENAKLSIGLKTDGTLNGTTYSQLTTESAIFENGSTLDVNVLKSSTNQSLLAGKRLENVVTASTALTINGKLNVTDNSALLNFEYKTSDDWINEEAGAIHLDVVKASNEDGTDKTIVSSTIAGNGNQNSQNAAVALQNVYNNNLAIQSAFNKLSTDSAVANATQSTTPVATSATVGATTQISNGIAGIVTQRQNANISSGGMNSGDGMFSENNLWIKPFGSIGSQNDKDGINGFDLKTYGLGFGADTEYKNNQKLGLAFFYTNGNVDVNNMNQNADLDVFTTLIYGNVPVIDDKTNFLYQAGYAWQKTQTDRAVFTGDIAESKYTSKTASLDLKLMRDVNVNKDLLLQPLVNTTYRHFTNPAYNETGADALNLNVDKFTSSDLIVGFGTLAHYKLTDDSKIVGNLNVGYDLHDKNQTVTSAYEGATGVNFGTDGIDNGRWSYEAGIGYEMDINKTNNINVSYDYQGQGKDFSNNVVSAKYVLKF; this is encoded by the coding sequence ATGTTTAGTAGATATATAGATAATATTGATTTTAAATCAAGATTCCGAATCCTAAAAGGTGGAAAAATTTCTCTTATTATAAGTACAATGCTTATGGGAACAGTAACAGTGGTAAATGCAACTCCTTCTATTCCTATATCAGTAACTGGTAATACATCATATTATAATGAAAATATGGAAGACAGTAGCTCTTTTATTATAGAAAATTTAACTGTTGCAGATAGTTCTGCTTTTGAGGTAAATGGCTATAATAAGCATATATTATCAATAAATGGAAGTAATATTTCTGCTATGGGAGAAGCTCACTCTATAAATGGAATTATCATTTATAATTTAGCATCATATGATAAAGATAATGATACTCAGAAAATAACCATTAATCTTGATAAATTAAATGTAGAAAATAGAAACGGTGATGCATTTGGTTTCACTAATTACCCAGAGATTAGTGATTATAATTTTGGTATGAGTATGATTATGAATATTGGCAATTCTAGTCAAGATGACTATGGTATCAAAGTTAGTGGTACAAATAATGTTGCTGGTATTTCTCTTTATAATTTAGTAATAGATAGTCAAATTATAAATAATGGAAATATCATTGTCTCTAGTGCAGGTGGTAATACTCCAAATGTTTATGGTATTTATATGAGTATTAGGTCTAATGTTGTAAATCGTATGTCAGATGATACTTCTATGATAAATCTTGACAATTCAACTATAACAAACAATGGCACTTTTGAGATTAGTAGTAATAGTGAAGCTTATGGTATATATGTTGAAGGAATAATAACAGATTCGACAATTAACAATACTAATACTGGTTCGATGAATATAACAACAATCGCTACACAAGACTCAGAAGAGGTGTTAGCATATGGTATCGAAATAGAGGATGATTTTAAGAATTCTTCAATCAATAACACAGGAGAAATTAAAGTATTAGCAGATACTAATTCATATAATTATGGTGAGGTTCTTGCAAAAGCTATTCATGTTAACCGAGATACTGCTGAAAGTAATAATTCTGAAATTATAAATGAAGGAACAATCACAGCAAATGCTAAAATAAAAAACATAAATCATATTTATGGTTATTATCGTGCTTCTGGCATAGATGGAAGAATAAGTAGAATTGAAAATTATGGTACTATAGAAGCATATATAAATGATGAACTAGATAGAAATGCTTATTCATTAAATATCATTAGTACTGTAATTAACAGTGGGACTCTAAAAGGTAATATGAAAGTGGAGGGTTCAGTTGCAAATATAGGAACAATTGAATTAGCATATAATGCAACTGGTGAAGATAGCGCTAATATCGAAAACTTTACAAATAACGAAAATGCTAAATTGAGTATTGGATTAAAAACAGATGGAACACTAAATGGAACAACTTATTCACAATTAACTACAGAAAGTGCAATATTTGAAAATGGTTCAACATTAGATGTAAATGTATTAAAAAGTTCAACAAATCAATCATTATTAGCAGGAAAAAGACTAGAGAATGTAGTAACAGCGAGTACAGCATTGACAATAAATGGAAAATTAAATGTAACAGATAATTCTGCTTTACTGAATTTTGAATATAAAACTTCAGATGACTGGATAAATGAAGAAGCCGGAGCAATTCATTTAGATGTAGTAAAAGCTAGTAATGAAGATGGAACAGATAAAACAATAGTATCATCAACAATAGCAGGTAATGGAAATCAAAACTCACAAAATGCGGCAGTAGCACTACAAAATGTTTATAATAATAATCTAGCAATACAAAGCGCATTTAATAAACTTTCAACAGATAGTGCAGTTGCAAATGCAACTCAAAGTACAACTCCTGTAGCAACAAGTGCAACAGTTGGAGCAACAACGCAAATTTCAAATGGAATTGCAGGAATAGTAACTCAAAGACAAAATGCAAATATTTCTTCTGGTGGTATGAACTCAGGTGATGGAATGTTTAGTGAAAATAATCTTTGGATTAAACCATTTGGATCAATTGGTTCTCAAAATGATAAAGATGGTATAAATGGATTTGATTTAAAAACATATGGGTTAGGATTTGGAGCAGATACAGAATATAAAAACAACCAAAAATTAGGATTGGCATTTTTCTATACAAATGGAAATGTTGATGTAAATAATATGAATCAAAACGCAGATTTAGATGTATTTACAACATTAATATATGGAAATGTACCTGTAATAGATGATAAAACAAACTTCTTGTATCAAGCTGGATACGCTTGGCAAAAAACACAAACAGATAGAGCAGTGTTTACAGGAGATATAGCAGAATCAAAATATACAAGTAAAACAGCATCTTTAGATTTAAAATTAATGAGAGATGTGAATGTAAATAAAGATTTATTATTACAACCATTAGTAAATACAACATATAGACATTTTACAAATCCAGCATATAATGAAACTGGAGCAGATGCACTAAATTTAAATGTTGATAAATTTACATCAAGTGATTTAATTGTAGGGTTCGGAACATTAGCACATTATAAATTAACAGATGATTCAAAAATAGTTGGAAATTTAAATGTAGGATATGATTTACATGATAAAAACCAAACTGTAACTTCAGCTTATGAAGGAGCAACAGGAGTTAACTTTGGGACAGATGGAATAGATAATGGAAGATGGTCGTATGAAGCTGGAATTGGATATGAAATGGATATAAATAAAACAAATAATATCAATGTATCATATGATTACCAAGGACAAGGAAAAGATTTTAGTAATAATGTAGTTTCAGCAAAATATGTGTTGAAATTCTAA
- a CDS encoding sensor histidine kinase, with protein MRIFLYIIFFISFTYSETLNISNIETNQSVDYISYITDENYTYQDIIDKKDIFSLEKKNLKNSNKTYWTKLIIKNDTNDFKELVIYNNLSGMNKIDVYIIKNNKLDKILLLGDLREQNLRELINRYSSFILKFEPNEEITIISKLDNYLVNNLNWEVSSIEKFTNEEFKIIFLFGIFGGMLILFLIFNVLQYFTYKKIEYLIICMITLSIFSYQYSFNGILYFLNLNLNLNFITAIAWDATTIGAFFISLFSITFFQLNNRYRNFFYSSLFFLLTSTSLFLFLIYTQFINHDLYKYYYLVLLNSMMVIIHSTILAFYMYLKREQGSLYYLLGNAILFIVVIINSLAIMGIINYHEELKYLAPLSYIIDIISMLISITIKNNFEQNELKKAKILLLEQSKFSSLGQAIGHISHQWKSPLTKLGTLITLLETVLEHNIKELNTTFRNKLPLIKNSIEIMKKSIDEFSNYYSNKKEMEIFSPIPCIENVLEILSSKIILKKVNIHLDIPSNLKIKSFEHIWSNIFLVLVDNSLDVFSEIDDRNKEIFISFKKCSDRVVISYVDNAGGIKIKPIESVFDYFVSEKENGKSSGFGLAVVKMLINDRLNGKIDIENFKQGIKFTIVI; from the coding sequence ATGAGAATATTTTTATATATAATATTTTTTATAAGCTTTACATATTCAGAAACATTGAATATTTCTAATATTGAAACTAACCAGTCCGTAGATTATATATCTTATATTACTGATGAAAATTATACTTATCAAGATATCATAGATAAAAAAGATATTTTTTCATTAGAAAAAAAGAATTTAAAAAATTCTAATAAAACTTATTGGACAAAATTAATAATAAAAAATGATACAAATGATTTTAAAGAATTAGTGATATATAACAATTTATCAGGGATGAATAAAATCGATGTTTATATAATCAAAAATAATAAACTTGATAAGATTTTACTTTTAGGTGATTTAAGAGAACAAAATTTAAGGGAATTGATTAACAGGTATTCAAGTTTCATTTTAAAATTTGAACCTAATGAAGAGATAACAATAATATCAAAATTAGATAATTATCTTGTAAATAATTTAAATTGGGAAGTTTCAAGTATAGAAAAATTCACAAATGAAGAATTTAAGATTATTTTTTTATTTGGAATATTTGGTGGTATGTTAATACTTTTTCTAATATTTAATGTTTTACAATATTTTACATACAAAAAAATCGAATATCTTATTATTTGTATGATAACTCTTTCAATATTTAGTTACCAATATAGTTTTAACGGCATTCTTTATTTTTTGAATTTAAATTTAAATTTAAATTTTATTACAGCAATTGCTTGGGATGCTACAACAATAGGGGCTTTTTTTATATCTTTATTTTCAATAACATTTTTTCAATTAAATAATAGATATAGAAATTTTTTTTATTCTTCATTATTTTTTTTATTAACTTCTACTAGTTTATTTTTATTTCTAATTTATACTCAATTTATAAATCATGATTTATACAAATACTATTATTTGGTATTGTTAAATTCAATGATGGTAATAATACATTCAACTATACTTGCTTTTTATATGTATTTAAAAAGAGAGCAAGGTTCTCTATATTATTTATTAGGTAATGCAATTTTATTTATAGTTGTTATAATAAATAGCTTAGCTATAATGGGTATAATTAATTACCATGAGGAATTAAAATATTTAGCTCCATTATCATATATTATAGATATTATTTCTATGCTTATTTCTATAACTATAAAAAATAATTTTGAACAAAATGAACTTAAAAAAGCAAAAATTCTATTACTTGAACAATCAAAATTTAGTTCTCTAGGTCAAGCAATTGGACATATATCTCATCAATGGAAAAGTCCATTAACCAAACTAGGAACATTAATTACTCTTTTAGAAACAGTATTAGAACATAATATAAAAGAATTAAACACAACATTTAGAAATAAATTACCTCTAATTAAAAATTCCATAGAAATAATGAAGAAATCCATAGATGAGTTCTCTAACTATTATTCAAATAAAAAAGAGATGGAAATTTTTTCTCCTATACCATGTATAGAAAATGTTTTAGAGATATTAAGTTCTAAAATTATATTAAAAAAAGTAAATATTCATTTAGATATTCCATCTAATTTAAAGATTAAAAGTTTTGAACATATTTGGTCTAATATATTTTTAGTATTAGTTGATAATTCTCTAGATGTATTTTCTGAAATAGATGATAGAAATAAAGAAATCTTTATTTCATTTAAGAAATGCAGTGATAGAGTCGTAATATCATACGTAGATAATGCGGGAGGTATCAAAATAAAGCCTATAGAATCCGTATTTGATTATTTTGTATCAGAAAAAGAAAATGGTAAAAGTAGTGGATTTGGATTAGCCGTTGTAAAGATGTTAATAAATGATAGATTAAATGGAAAAATTGATATTGAAAATTTTAAACAAGGTATTAAATTTACAATAGTAATTTGA
- a CDS encoding response regulator transcription factor: MLLIEDDEELQDNLYQTLSIFFKKVILAKNGMEGIEKLKSHKIDMIISDYVMPIMDGEEFCRYLRKNNYNIPVTIISNYYEKEKLIKLIDLELTNYLLKPISYNELIDCLKNMLKRIDKLSLNDFQINYDINYNFLTKELINNKKNTQYKLSKSEIILLELLLNNPNSIISIETIQSHLSPNEIKSEQAIKNIIHRLRLKIGKDNIQNIQSLGYSFRKEI, translated from the coding sequence ATGCTATTAATAGAAGATGATGAAGAATTACAAGATAATTTATATCAAACTTTATCAATTTTTTTCAAAAAAGTAATTTTAGCAAAAAATGGTATGGAAGGAATAGAAAAATTAAAATCCCATAAAATTGATATGATTATTAGTGATTATGTTATGCCAATTATGGATGGTGAAGAATTTTGTAGATATCTTAGAAAAAATAATTATAATATACCAGTAACAATAATAAGTAATTATTATGAAAAAGAGAAATTAATAAAATTAATAGATTTAGAACTAACTAATTATCTCTTAAAACCAATTAGCTATAACGAATTAATTGATTGTTTAAAAAATATGCTAAAAAGAATTGATAAATTAAGTCTTAATGATTTCCAGATTAATTATGATATTAACTATAATTTTTTAACAAAAGAACTTATCAATAATAAAAAGAATACTCAATATAAACTATCAAAGAGTGAAATTATTCTATTAGAATTGTTATTAAATAATCCAAATTCAATAATTTCGATAGAAACAATACAATCTCATTTATCTCCTAATGAAATAAAAAGTGAACAAGCTATTAAAAATATAATACACAGACTTAGACTTAAAATAGGTAAAGACAATATACAAAATATACAAAGTTTAGGTTATTCTTTTAGGAAAGAAATTTAA
- the hisC gene encoding histidinol-phosphate transaminase, which produces MQFNQVLENVTTYEAGKPIELVVREFGVNPKDVIKLASNENPYGTSPKVVEKIKGLVQNMFIYPDDSMFELKEALANKFDLTSKHVIIGSGSDQILEYCVHAKCEKGSKILMAKTTFAMYEIYGKQTGATIIKTQDDQHNLEQFSKLYKEHGADVIFLCLPNNPLGECLDKDDVYAFLETIDKETLVVVDGAYQEYAAFKDEKKRIVPKDLIANFPNAIYLGTFSKAYALGGMRVGYGIAQPEIINAFYKLRAPFNITTLTLAAAIEALKDEEFVNACIAKNFEEMTRYEDYVTSRGFEYIPSYTNFITIKFGDKFVSKTVAQKLLERGVIVRDLTGYGQNAIRITIGRNEQNTKVFEQLDEVLEKLK; this is translated from the coding sequence ATGCAATTTAATCAAGTATTAGAGAATGTTACAACTTATGAAGCTGGAAAACCAATAGAGTTAGTTGTTAGAGAATTTGGAGTAAATCCAAAAGATGTTATAAAATTAGCTTCAAATGAAAATCCTTATGGAACTAGCCCAAAAGTTGTTGAAAAAATCAAAGGTTTAGTTCAAAATATGTTCATTTATCCTGATGATTCAATGTTTGAATTAAAAGAAGCTCTTGCAAATAAATTTGATTTAACAAGTAAACATGTAATTATTGGTTCGGGAAGTGATCAAATTTTAGAATATTGTGTTCATGCAAAATGTGAAAAAGGTTCAAAAATCCTAATGGCAAAAACAACATTTGCTATGTATGAAATTTATGGAAAACAAACTGGTGCAACAATTATTAAAACTCAAGATGATCAACATAATCTTGAACAATTTTCAAAATTATATAAAGAACATGGTGCTGATGTAATATTTTTGTGTTTACCAAATAATCCATTAGGTGAATGTTTAGATAAAGATGATGTTTATGCATTTTTAGAAACTATTGATAAAGAAACTTTGGTTGTAGTTGATGGAGCTTATCAAGAATACGCAGCATTTAAAGATGAGAAAAAAAGAATAGTTCCAAAAGATTTAATTGCAAATTTCCCAAATGCTATTTATTTAGGAACTTTTTCAAAAGCTTATGCCCTTGGTGGAATGAGAGTTGGATATGGTATTGCTCAACCTGAAATTATAAATGCCTTTTATAAATTAAGAGCTCCTTTTAATATTACAACTTTAACACTAGCAGCTGCAATTGAAGCACTAAAAGATGAAGAGTTTGTTAATGCTTGTATTGCAAAAAACTTTGAAGAGATGACAAGATATGAAGATTATGTAACTTCAAGAGGATTTGAATATATACCTTCGTATACAAATTTTATAACAATTAAATTTGGTGATAAATTTGTATCAAAAACAGTTGCACAAAAACTTCTTGAAAGAGGAGTGATTGTGAGAGATTTAACTGGATATGGACAAAATGCAATAAGAATTACAATAGGAAGAAATGAGCAAAATACAAAAGTATTTGAACAGTTAGACGAAGTATTAGAAAAATTAAAATAA
- the cobA gene encoding uroporphyrinogen-III C-methyltransferase, which produces MPKVYLTGAGPGDVELLTLKAVRVIQNADVLIYDRLVNPEILELAKESCDLIYVGKEDKKHTLPQEAINELIYQASLKYENVVRLKGGDPFVFGRGGEEALYLYERNIKFEIIPGITSAIAVPAYAGIPVTHRGITTSFRVVTGHENPKKKISQIEWETFLNDETIVFLMGYHNIELISSKLIALGKRKDYPCAVISKGTTKEQEVVVGTLEDITNKSKNLPTPAMIIIGEVVTLREQIRWFD; this is translated from the coding sequence ATGCCCAAAGTATACCTAACAGGCGCAGGACCTGGAGATGTAGAACTTCTAACATTAAAAGCAGTTCGAGTAATACAAAATGCAGATGTTCTAATCTATGATAGATTAGTAAATCCAGAAATTTTAGAATTAGCAAAAGAATCATGTGATTTAATTTATGTTGGAAAAGAAGATAAAAAACATACTCTTCCTCAAGAAGCGATAAATGAATTAATTTATCAAGCTTCTTTAAAATATGAAAATGTAGTAAGACTAAAAGGTGGTGATCCTTTTGTTTTTGGTCGTGGTGGAGAAGAAGCTCTTTATCTTTATGAACGAAATATTAAATTTGAAATAATCCCGGGAATCACTTCAGCAATTGCAGTTCCAGCATACGCAGGAATTCCAGTAACCCATAGAGGAATAACAACATCTTTTAGAGTTGTAACTGGTCATGAAAATCCAAAAAAGAAAATTTCTCAAATTGAATGGGAAACATTTTTAAATGATGAAACAATTGTTTTTTTAATGGGTTATCACAATATTGAGTTAATTTCTTCAAAATTAATAGCTTTAGGCAAAAGAAAAGATTATCCATGTGCAGTTATTTCAAAAGGAACAACAAAAGAACAAGAAGTAGTAGTTGGAACTTTAGAAGATATAACAAACAAATCAAAAAATCTTCCAACACCAGCTATGATAATAATTGGTGAAGTTGTGACATTAAGAGAACAAATTAGGTGGTTTGATTAG